Proteins from a single region of Macrotis lagotis isolate mMagLag1 chromosome 2, bilby.v1.9.chrom.fasta, whole genome shotgun sequence:
- the CD34 gene encoding hematopoietic progenitor cell antigen CD34 — translation MLFPRRWRAGLPGLQLWATLLGVLSVLSLEGAVAENDTQEEMNSMMTKDDLLDTSSWKRTTTEIPRNTNLSTNPSLSSSHPPNFSPSPKITFQSSSLAPGSTESITLNPETSEPETQNLTSTSGVTLTSGTVNSSALSDIPLVTVEPTNLTTINSSSPEETVMTSMPETTSILFSTLATVSTEPLLTSVVPIIMETHIKCLKIKQVQASKGICLELNKTSSCEDFKKTQGANLTKVVCELKVSESEPGIQDCSLILAQSEVNPSCLILVLDSKGDISHMLQVMNKHKSNLEKLGIQDFQEQDIRSHQSYSRKTLIALVTSGLLLAALGTAGYFLMNRRSWSPAGERLGEDPYYTENGGNQGYGAGSGASPDSQEKASQNRGAQENGTSQATSSNGHSSRQHVVADTEL, via the exons CCCTAGAAGGTGCAGTAGCTGAAAATGATACACAGGAGGAAATGAATTCAATGATGACAAAAGATGACCTTCTTGACACTTCTTCATGGAAAAGAACAACTACAGAAATCCCTAGGAATACCAACCTTAGTACAAACCCCAGCCTCAGTTCCAGCCACCCCCCCAACTTCAGTCCTAGCCCCAAGATCACTTTCCAGAGCAGCAGCCTAGCTCCAGGGAGTACAGAGTCAATCACACTTAATCCAG AAACCTCAGAGCCTGAAACTCAGAATCTCACATCTACCTCTGGAGTCACCCTAACCTCGGGAACTGTAAACTCCTCTGCCCTCAGTGACATTCCTCTAGTCACAGTGGAGCCCACCAACCTGACAACAATCAATTCCTCTTCTCCAGAGGAGACAGTAATGACCAGCATGCCTGAGACCACATCAATTCTATTCTCCACCCTTGCAACTGTTTCTACAGAGCCATTATTGACCAGTGTGGTCCCAATTATAATGGAG ACGCACATCAAATGTTTGAAAATCAAACAAGTACAAGCATCAAAGGGCATCTGTTTGGAGTTGAACAAGACCTCCAGTTGT GAGGATTTTAAAAAGACCCAGGGAGCTAACCTAACTAAAGTGGTGTGTGAGCTGAAGGTATCAGAGTCAGAGCCTGGGATCCAGGACTGCTCCCTCATTCTGGCTCAGTCAGAAGTAAATCCAAGTTGCCTGATCTTGGTTCTGGATTCAAAAGGTG ACATTTCTCACATGCTCCAAGTCATGAACAAGCACAAGTCTAATCTGGAAAAG TTAGGGATCCAGGACTTTCAGGAGCAGGATATCCGAAGTCATCAAAGTTATTCCCGAAAAACCCTGATTGCCCTGGTTACCTCAGGTCTCCTCTTGGCAGCTCTGGGCACAGCTGGCTACTTCCTCATGAACCGTCGGAGTTGGAGCCCTGCAGGAGAGAGACTG GGAGAAGACCCTTATTACACGGAGAATGGTGGAAACCAGGGCTATGGTGCAGGCTCTGGGGCCAGCCCTGATTCACAGGAAAAGGCCAGTCAGAACCGAGGGGCCCAAGAGAATGGGACCAGCCAGGCCACATCCAGTAATGGCCACTCGTCAAGACAGCATGTAGTGGCTGATACCGAACTGTGA